The Xanthomonas indica genome has a segment encoding these proteins:
- the flhB gene encoding flagellar biosynthesis protein FlhB, translating to MSESEEGAERTEQPTDKRLREAREQGNIPHSRELATAAVFSAGVFALMGLSTSMTAGAVAWLKQALRPDLSLRQHPEAMFGHFGELLLNLLWVVLPLVGICFAASFAAPVLMGTLRFSGQALIPKFDRLNPMAGLSRMYGAETIAELLKSILRMGFVGGAALLCLWGSVDFLRGLLLQPLEQAIGHGLGFTLRLLLYTAGALALLAAIDAPYQKWNYIRKLKMTREEVRREMKESDGSPEVKGRIRQMQMQMSQRRMMEAVPKADVVVVNPTHYAVALKYESGRMRAPTVVAKGVDEIAFRIREVGEQHRVAVISAPPLARALYREGQLGKEIPVRLYSAVAQVLSYVYQLRAWRSGPMPPLPPLEVDEFAPGSQP from the coding sequence ATGTCCGAGAGCGAAGAAGGCGCAGAGCGCACAGAACAGCCAACAGACAAACGTCTGCGCGAAGCCCGCGAACAGGGCAACATCCCGCATTCGCGCGAACTGGCGACGGCCGCGGTGTTCAGCGCCGGCGTCTTCGCCCTGATGGGGCTGTCCACCTCCATGACCGCCGGCGCGGTGGCCTGGCTGAAACAGGCGCTGCGCCCGGACCTGTCGCTGCGCCAGCATCCGGAGGCCATGTTCGGCCATTTCGGCGAGCTGCTGCTGAACCTGCTCTGGGTGGTGCTGCCGCTGGTCGGCATCTGCTTTGCCGCCAGCTTCGCCGCGCCGGTGCTGATGGGCACCCTGCGCTTCTCCGGCCAGGCGCTGATCCCCAAGTTCGACCGGCTCAACCCGATGGCCGGGCTGAGCCGCATGTACGGCGCCGAGACCATCGCCGAACTGCTGAAATCGATCCTGCGCATGGGCTTCGTCGGCGGTGCCGCGCTGCTGTGCCTGTGGGGCAGCGTCGACTTCCTGCGCGGGCTGCTGCTGCAGCCGCTGGAGCAGGCCATCGGCCACGGCCTGGGGTTCACCCTGCGGCTGCTGCTGTACACCGCCGGCGCGCTGGCGCTGCTGGCCGCGATCGACGCGCCCTATCAGAAGTGGAATTACATCCGCAAATTGAAGATGACCCGGGAGGAAGTGCGCCGGGAAATGAAGGAAAGCGACGGCAGCCCCGAGGTCAAGGGCCGCATCCGCCAGATGCAGATGCAGATGTCGCAGCGGCGGATGATGGAAGCGGTCCCCAAGGCCGACGTGGTGGTGGTCAACCCCACCCACTACGCGGTGGCGCTGAAGTACGAGAGCGGGCGCATGCGCGCCCCCACCGTGGTGGCCAAGGGCGTGGACGAGATCGCCTTCCGCATCCGCGAGGTGGGCGAGCAGCACCGGGTGGCGGTGATCTCGGCCCCGCCTTTGGCACGCGCCTTGTATAGGGAAGGCCAACTCGGCAAGGAAATTCCCGTGAGACTGTATTCCGCGGTGGCGCAGGTCCTCTCGTACGTCTACCAGCTGCGCGCCTGGCGCAGCGGGCCGATGCCGCCGTTGCCGCCGCTGGAAGTCGATGAATTCGCCCCGGGGAGCCAGCCATGA
- a CDS encoding diguanylate cyclase has protein sequence MGTFLGRWLRWPLWPLWLLAALTCSGATQAQVIPLRHYAQDQGLLGLAGTCLLQRRDGSLLVCSESGLYAFNGDQFQQLPLEGRGGHYISDAAEDAAQRLWLATFDAIYVGDGTPSHWIPLEHNSPPSHRQLNRPRLATPAWGTVVLDDHRMLRAVRKADGAGWELRPLFDTATLARQPELADIHDLFVADDTLWLGCAKALCRVEADGRATRYDQAQGLPPEFWRNAVRDRNGTLWVVGSSKVMRLPAGAARFHDQTPPGMDGPTVVTWRTPILLDPQGRVLMRTNQGLARWEQDHWRSFDRRHGLPEGNIVAMRFDQAGDLWLSMDGEGVLRWNGYGWIENWDVSQGISRAPTWSIQRTGQGELLAGNEGGVDRLRADGRFQRWPSDDGTQMIGLQRGADGTLWSIGSVGVLRHYDAQGRLVRAYPPLDAIAKQLFVDVRGRVWILTNRGIYLLAHADADARPQKVQALPGGEYSDIQQRRDGSVLVVGLAGVFRLRGETWTPLRLALEGAPAPAVLSKLLVLDDGQAWASLYGPGAWQGRLDGDTLHLQPGDAQLRDLQIYSLRRTRNGWIWICHNQGVDVYDGRAWSRLTQAQGLLWNDMSESAFLEDHDGSVWLGSSRGVTHLQDPSRLFPARAPRLALQNFSRGGVAIGAGARLPWSDDPLHIAVGSPDLYDERSRISFRYRFEGAHTRWLHTPNFEFEQPPLAPGHYVLEIQLLDAYRRSASAPLRVAFSVAPVWWRSQPMLALYLLLGGGLVTALLHWRERRLHQRQRELADLVARRTEELEHDKRELEIARAALAVKASHDALTGLLNRAGILDALAAQMRRSEAEHTSLAVAMIDLDHFKRINDEHGHLVGDAVLIEVARRLGANLRDADLVGRYGGEELLAVLPGLPPSCGERLQALRATIAGQPLRIGERQLAITASIGVAWYRPGESLQQLLARADAALYQAKRLGRDRVELQPA, from the coding sequence ATGGGGACGTTCCTGGGCCGATGGCTGCGCTGGCCGCTGTGGCCGCTGTGGCTGCTGGCGGCGCTGACCTGCAGCGGGGCCACGCAGGCGCAGGTGATCCCGTTGCGGCACTACGCGCAGGACCAGGGCCTGCTCGGCCTGGCCGGTACCTGCCTGTTGCAGCGTCGCGACGGCAGCCTGCTGGTCTGCAGCGAAAGCGGCCTGTACGCGTTCAACGGCGACCAGTTCCAGCAGCTGCCGCTGGAGGGCCGCGGCGGCCACTACATTTCCGATGCCGCCGAGGATGCCGCGCAACGCCTGTGGCTGGCGACCTTCGATGCGATCTACGTCGGCGACGGCACCCCGTCGCACTGGATCCCGCTGGAGCACAACAGCCCGCCCTCGCACCGCCAGCTGAACCGCCCGCGCCTGGCCACGCCCGCCTGGGGCACGGTGGTGCTCGACGACCACCGGATGCTGCGCGCGGTGCGCAAGGCCGATGGCGCGGGATGGGAGTTGCGGCCCCTGTTCGATACGGCGACGCTGGCGCGGCAACCGGAACTGGCCGATATCCACGATCTGTTCGTGGCCGACGACACGCTGTGGCTGGGATGCGCCAAGGCCTTGTGTCGGGTCGAGGCCGATGGCCGCGCGACCCGCTACGACCAGGCCCAGGGCCTGCCGCCGGAGTTCTGGCGCAATGCGGTGCGCGACCGCAACGGCACCCTGTGGGTCGTCGGCAGCAGCAAGGTGATGCGGCTGCCGGCCGGCGCGGCGCGCTTCCACGACCAGACGCCCCCCGGCATGGACGGCCCGACCGTGGTGACGTGGCGCACGCCGATCCTGCTCGACCCGCAGGGCCGCGTGCTGATGCGCACCAACCAGGGCCTGGCGCGCTGGGAGCAGGACCACTGGCGCAGCTTCGACCGCCGCCACGGCCTGCCCGAGGGCAACATCGTGGCCATGCGCTTCGACCAGGCCGGCGACCTGTGGCTGAGCATGGACGGCGAAGGCGTGCTGCGCTGGAACGGCTATGGCTGGATCGAGAACTGGGACGTGTCGCAGGGCATCAGCCGGGCGCCGACCTGGAGCATCCAGCGCACCGGACAAGGCGAACTGCTGGCCGGCAACGAGGGCGGCGTCGACCGCCTGCGCGCGGACGGCCGCTTCCAGCGCTGGCCCAGCGACGACGGCACGCAGATGATCGGGCTGCAACGCGGCGCGGATGGGACGCTGTGGAGCATCGGGTCGGTCGGCGTGCTGCGCCATTACGACGCCCAGGGCCGGCTGGTGCGCGCCTACCCGCCGCTGGACGCCATCGCCAAACAGCTATTCGTGGACGTACGCGGTCGGGTGTGGATCCTCACCAATCGCGGCATCTACCTGCTGGCGCACGCCGACGCCGATGCGCGGCCGCAAAAGGTGCAGGCGCTGCCGGGCGGCGAGTATTCGGACATCCAGCAGCGCCGCGACGGCAGCGTGCTGGTGGTGGGTCTGGCCGGCGTCTTCCGCCTGCGCGGCGAGACCTGGACCCCGCTGCGGCTGGCGCTGGAGGGGGCGCCGGCGCCGGCGGTACTCAGCAAGCTGCTGGTGCTGGACGACGGCCAGGCCTGGGCCAGTCTGTACGGTCCGGGTGCCTGGCAGGGCCGGCTCGACGGCGACACCCTGCACCTGCAGCCGGGCGATGCGCAATTGCGCGACCTGCAGATCTACAGCCTGCGCCGTACCCGCAACGGCTGGATCTGGATCTGCCACAACCAGGGCGTGGACGTGTACGACGGACGCGCCTGGTCGCGGCTGACCCAGGCGCAGGGCCTGCTCTGGAACGACATGTCCGAATCGGCCTTCCTGGAGGACCACGACGGCTCGGTGTGGCTCGGCAGCAGCCGCGGCGTCACCCACCTGCAGGATCCGTCCCGGCTGTTCCCGGCGCGGGCGCCGCGGCTGGCGCTGCAGAATTTCAGCCGCGGCGGCGTCGCCATCGGCGCGGGCGCGCGCCTGCCCTGGAGCGACGATCCGTTGCACATCGCGGTCGGTTCGCCGGATCTGTACGACGAACGCAGCCGCATCAGCTTCCGCTATCGCTTCGAGGGCGCCCACACCCGCTGGCTGCACACGCCCAACTTCGAGTTCGAGCAACCGCCGTTGGCGCCGGGCCACTACGTGCTGGAGATCCAGTTGCTCGACGCCTACCGGCGCAGCGCCTCGGCGCCGCTGCGGGTGGCGTTCTCGGTGGCGCCGGTGTGGTGGCGCAGCCAGCCGATGCTGGCGCTGTACCTGCTGCTCGGCGGCGGCCTGGTGACGGCGCTGCTGCACTGGCGCGAACGCCGCCTGCACCAGCGCCAGCGCGAGCTGGCCGACCTGGTGGCACGGCGTACCGAGGAACTGGAGCACGACAAGCGCGAACTGGAGATCGCCCGTGCCGCGTTGGCGGTAAAGGCCTCGCACGACGCCCTCACCGGCCTGCTCAACCGCGCCGGCATCCTCGATGCGCTGGCCGCGCAGATGCGCCGCAGCGAGGCCGAACACACGTCGCTGGCGGTGGCGATGATCGACCTGGACCATTTCAAGCGGATCAACGACGAGCATGGCCACCTGGTCGGCGATGCGGTGCTGATCGAGGTGGCGCGTCGCCTGGGCGCCAACCTGCGCGACGCCGACCTGGTCGGTCGCTACGGCGGCGAGGAACTGCTGGCGGTGCTCCCCGGCTTGCCGCCGAGTTGCGGCGAACGGCTGCAGGCCCTGCGCGCCACCATCGCCGGGCAGCCGCTGCGCATCGGCGAGCGCCAGCTGGCCATCACCGCCTCGATTGGCGTGGCCTGGTACCGCCCGGGCGAATCCCTGCAGCAGTTGCTGGCGCGCGCCGATGCGGCGCTGTACCAGGCCAAGCGCCTGGGCCGCGACCGGGTGGAACTGCAGCCGGCCTAG
- the fliR gene encoding flagellar biosynthetic protein FliR, with protein sequence MDAATQMVVDGSRAFAMIGAVLWTMLRIGAMFTVMPLVGTKAVPGRVRVILSGTLAIALAPILPPVPDWDGFNAAVVLSVARELAVGASMGFMLRLIFEAGAMAGELVSQSTGLGFAQMADPLRGVNSGVLGQWFYLAFGLMFFTANGHLAVVSLLVDSYKALPIGTALPDAQAMASVAPNFFMSMMRGAVTLALPVMVAMMAVNLAFGALAKAAPSLNPIQLGLPVAVVLGLALLALLVGEMGPPVQRLFDSAFDAARALTA encoded by the coding sequence ATGGATGCCGCCACGCAAATGGTGGTCGATGGGTCGCGGGCGTTCGCGATGATCGGGGCGGTGCTGTGGACGATGCTGCGGATCGGGGCGATGTTCACGGTGATGCCGCTGGTCGGGACCAAGGCGGTGCCGGGACGGGTGCGGGTGATCCTGTCGGGGACGCTGGCCATCGCGCTGGCGCCGATCCTGCCGCCGGTGCCGGACTGGGATGGGTTCAATGCGGCGGTGGTGCTGAGCGTGGCCCGGGAGCTGGCGGTGGGGGCCAGCATGGGCTTCATGCTGCGCTTGATCTTCGAGGCCGGGGCGATGGCCGGGGAACTGGTCTCGCAGAGTACCGGCCTGGGCTTCGCGCAGATGGCCGATCCGCTGCGCGGGGTCAATTCCGGGGTGCTCGGCCAGTGGTTCTACCTGGCCTTCGGGCTGATGTTCTTCACCGCCAACGGGCATCTGGCGGTGGTCTCGCTGCTGGTGGACAGCTACAAGGCGCTGCCGATCGGCACCGCGCTGCCGGATGCGCAGGCGATGGCCTCGGTGGCGCCGAACTTCTTCATGAGCATGATGCGCGGTGCGGTGACGCTGGCACTGCCGGTGATGGTGGCGATGATGGCGGTGAACCTGGCCTTCGGTGCGCTGGCCAAGGCGGCGCCGTCGCTGAACCCGATCCAGCTCGGCCTGCCGGTGGCGGTGGTGCTGGGCCTGGCGCTGCTGGCGTTGCTGGTCGGCGAGATGGGGCCGCCGGTGCAGCGCCTGTTCGACAGCGCCTTCGACGCGGCGCGCGCGCTCACCGCCTAG
- a CDS encoding flagellar biosynthetic protein FliQ has translation MSPELALTELRGGLITVLWVAGPLLLAMLAVGVVIGVFQAATQLNEPTIAFIAKVVALTAMLFATGSMLLAHLVEYTTMLFQRIPHLIG, from the coding sequence ATGAGTCCGGAACTAGCGTTGACGGAGTTGCGCGGTGGGCTGATCACGGTGTTGTGGGTGGCCGGGCCGTTGTTGCTGGCGATGTTGGCGGTGGGTGTGGTGATCGGTGTGTTCCAGGCGGCCACGCAGCTCAATGAGCCGACGATCGCGTTCATCGCGAAGGTGGTGGCGTTGACGGCGATGTTGTTCGCGACGGGGAGTATGTTGCTGGCGCATCTGGTGGAGTACACGACGATGCTGTTTCAGCGTATTCCGCATTTGATTGGGTAG
- the fliP gene encoding flagellar type III secretion system pore protein FliP (The bacterial flagellar biogenesis protein FliP forms a type III secretion system (T3SS)-type pore required for flagellar assembly.), which produces MPFFWNRNARRLRLLLILLTLSLLPAFAWAQANTAPAATPTAQNPQNAAPTLPSLPEVNVGKIGAQPVSLPLQTLLLMTAITLLPSMLLVLTAFTRITIVLGLLRQALGTGQTPSNQVLMGLALFLTALVMMPVWEKAWGQGMSPYLNGQIDFQTAWTLTTQPLRAFMLAQVRETDLMTFAGMAGNGTYSSPDAVPFQVLVASFVTSELKTAFEIGFLIFIPFVIIDLVVASVLMSMGMMMMSPMLISAPFKILLFVLVDGWVLTVGTLAASFNGV; this is translated from the coding sequence ATGCCGTTTTTCTGGAACCGCAACGCCCGCCGCCTGCGCCTGCTGCTGATCCTGCTGACGCTGAGCCTGCTGCCCGCGTTCGCCTGGGCGCAGGCCAACACGGCGCCGGCCGCCACCCCGACCGCGCAGAACCCGCAGAACGCCGCGCCCACCCTGCCCTCGCTGCCCGAGGTCAACGTCGGCAAGATCGGCGCGCAGCCGGTGAGCCTGCCGCTGCAGACCCTGCTGCTGATGACGGCCATCACCCTGCTGCCGTCGATGCTGCTGGTGCTGACCGCCTTCACCCGCATCACCATCGTGCTGGGCCTGCTGCGGCAGGCGCTGGGGACCGGCCAGACCCCGTCCAACCAGGTGCTGATGGGCCTGGCGCTGTTCCTGACCGCGCTGGTGATGATGCCGGTGTGGGAAAAGGCCTGGGGCCAGGGCATGAGCCCGTATCTCAACGGCCAGATCGATTTCCAGACGGCGTGGACGCTGACCACGCAGCCGCTGCGCGCCTTCATGCTGGCGCAGGTGCGCGAGACCGACCTGATGACCTTCGCCGGCATGGCCGGCAACGGCACCTACAGCAGCCCGGACGCGGTGCCGTTCCAGGTGCTGGTGGCCTCGTTCGTCACCAGCGAGCTGAAGACGGCGTTCGAGATCGGCTTTTTGATCTTCATTCCGTTCGTGATCATCGATCTGGTGGTGGCCAGCGTGCTGATGTCGATGGGCATGATGATGATGTCGCCGATGCTGATCTCGGCGCCGTTCAAGATCCTGCTGTTCGTGCTGGTCGATGGCTGGGTGCTGACGGTCGGCACGTTGGCCGCCAGTTTCAACGGGGTCTGA
- the fliO gene encoding flagellar biosynthetic protein FliO → MAVAAQTATQTAKHGASVGNAAPSAPSLLGAVFALLLVLGLILAMAWVLKRLPGSGFRPAQGLRVVASLAVGAKERVVVVEVNGEQLLLGVSPGGVRTLHQLPEPLPQAPAPTLPSIKQFKQLPDFAQLLAQKLRKDK, encoded by the coding sequence CTGGCCGTCGCCGCGCAGACCGCAACGCAGACCGCCAAGCACGGCGCGAGCGTCGGCAACGCGGCGCCGTCGGCGCCCAGCCTGCTCGGCGCGGTGTTCGCGCTGCTGCTGGTGCTGGGGCTGATCCTGGCCATGGCCTGGGTGCTCAAGCGCCTGCCCGGCAGCGGCTTCCGCCCGGCCCAGGGCCTGCGCGTGGTCGCCAGCCTGGCGGTCGGCGCCAAGGAGCGGGTGGTGGTGGTCGAGGTCAACGGCGAACAGCTGCTGCTGGGCGTGTCGCCCGGCGGGGTACGCACCTTGCATCAGTTGCCCGAGCCGCTGCCGCAGGCGCCCGCGCCGACCCTGCCCTCGATCAAGCAGTTCAAGCAGCTTCCCGATTTCGCCCAGCTTCTGGCGCAGAAGCTGCGCAAGGACAAATGA
- the fliN gene encoding flagellar motor switch protein FliN, with protein MAESNDLNLDVILDVPVTLSLEVGRSRIPIRNLLQLNQGSVVELERGAGEPLDVYVNGTLIAHGEVVTINDRFGVRLTDVVSPSERIRRLR; from the coding sequence ATGGCCGAGTCCAACGACCTGAACCTGGACGTGATCCTGGACGTGCCGGTGACGCTGTCGCTGGAAGTGGGCCGCAGCCGCATCCCGATCCGCAACCTGCTGCAGCTCAACCAGGGCTCGGTGGTGGAACTGGAGCGCGGCGCCGGCGAGCCGCTGGACGTGTACGTCAACGGCACCCTGATCGCGCATGGCGAGGTGGTGACCATCAACGACCGCTTCGGCGTGCGCCTGACCGACGTGGTCAGCCCCAGCGAGCGCATCCGGAGACTGCGGTGA
- the fliM gene encoding flagellar motor switch protein FliM has translation MTDLLSQDEIDALLHGVDAGVVDTEPAPAEPGEARNYDFSSQDRIIRGRMPTLEMVNERFARLWRIGLFNLIRRSADLSVRGIDLIKFNDYMHSLYVPSNLNLIKFKPLRGTGLIVFEPTLVFTVVDNFFGGDGRYPTRIEGREFTPTEMRVIQLMLKQTFADLAEAWAPVMEVEFEYLNSEVNPHFANIVTPREYVVVSRFHVELEGGGGEIHVTLPYSMLEPIRELLDAGIQSDRVDRDESWNIMLREQLFGSEVTISSVLAQKQMSLRELTRLKIGDVLPIDLPKQVPLCVENIPVFTGEFGISHGQNAVKITATHPPGALRRRPALQEDLP, from the coding sequence ATGACCGACCTGCTCTCCCAAGACGAGATCGATGCGCTATTACATGGCGTCGACGCCGGCGTGGTGGACACCGAGCCGGCGCCCGCCGAGCCGGGTGAAGCGCGCAACTACGACTTCTCCAGCCAGGACCGGATCATCCGCGGGCGCATGCCGACCCTGGAGATGGTCAACGAGCGCTTCGCGCGCCTGTGGCGGATCGGCCTGTTCAACCTGATCCGGCGCTCGGCCGACCTGTCGGTGCGCGGCATCGACCTGATCAAGTTCAACGACTACATGCACTCGCTGTACGTGCCGAGCAACCTGAACCTGATCAAGTTCAAGCCGCTGCGCGGCACCGGCCTGATCGTGTTCGAGCCGACCCTGGTGTTCACCGTGGTCGACAACTTCTTCGGCGGCGACGGCCGCTACCCCACCCGCATCGAGGGCCGCGAGTTCACCCCGACCGAGATGCGGGTCATCCAGCTGATGCTCAAGCAGACCTTCGCCGACCTGGCCGAAGCCTGGGCGCCGGTGATGGAAGTGGAGTTCGAATACCTCAACTCCGAGGTCAACCCGCACTTCGCCAACATCGTCACCCCGCGTGAGTACGTGGTGGTCAGCCGCTTCCACGTGGAGCTGGAAGGCGGCGGCGGCGAGATCCACGTGACCCTGCCGTATTCGATGCTGGAGCCGATCCGCGAACTGCTCGACGCCGGCATCCAGAGCGACCGTGTGGACCGCGACGAGAGCTGGAACATCATGCTGCGCGAGCAGCTGTTCGGCTCGGAGGTCACCATTTCCAGCGTGCTGGCGCAGAAGCAGATGAGCCTGCGCGAGTTGACCCGGCTGAAGATCGGCGACGTGCTGCCGATCGACCTGCCCAAGCAGGTGCCGCTGTGCGTGGAGAACATCCCGGTGTTCACCGGCGAGTTCGGCATTTCGCACGGCCAGAACGCGGTGAAGATCACCGCCACCCATCCCCCCGGCGCGCTGCGCCGCCGCCCCGCTCTCCAGGAAGACCTGCCATGA
- a CDS encoding flagellar basal body-associated FliL family protein translates to MSAADKSKKDAKDAPEGGKSKKMLIIVVAAVLVLGGGGAGAFFFLKKPEGGGHAKAEEKTAEIPKPAQYFAMDPAFVVNLNGGAEDGPHYLQLEVQLMTRDPEELKLITENAPAIRAHLLMLFSQVQAADIANIDGRKKLQAAALADAQKLMTAETGKKCVEELLFTSFVTQ, encoded by the coding sequence GTGTCAGCCGCCGACAAATCCAAGAAAGACGCCAAGGACGCCCCGGAAGGCGGCAAGTCGAAAAAGATGCTGATCATCGTCGTCGCGGCCGTGCTGGTCCTGGGCGGCGGCGGCGCCGGCGCGTTCTTCTTCCTGAAGAAGCCCGAAGGCGGCGGCCACGCCAAGGCCGAGGAGAAGACCGCCGAGATCCCCAAGCCGGCGCAGTACTTCGCGATGGACCCGGCGTTCGTGGTCAACCTCAATGGCGGCGCCGAAGACGGCCCGCACTACCTGCAGCTGGAAGTGCAGCTGATGACCCGCGACCCGGAAGAGCTGAAGCTGATCACCGAGAACGCCCCAGCGATCCGCGCGCACCTGCTGATGCTGTTCTCGCAGGTGCAGGCGGCCGACATCGCCAACATCGACGGGCGCAAGAAGCTGCAGGCCGCGGCGCTGGCCGACGCGCAGAAGCTGATGACCGCCGAGACCGGCAAGAAGTGCGTGGAAGAACTGCTGTTCACCAGCTTCGTTACCCAGTAA
- a CDS encoding flagellar hook-length control protein FliK, whose amino-acid sequence MNNALSALGGSGRASQIGGGHDTQGLDRSGGKDKDFAKLLGGGGSARTTAPKPAARETAKPAQPADKDQADKRPAAADDAASDPARTAQASDKVAQDTEKSSTETKASGKDKGKTEDKRDDAKPDESAWPPAGLAGIGLGLLPAIGAAVLPAATATPLGAAAGLAVGIAGAVASGAAALLGGGDALPQTAAGATDPNAATAGTAGTAPASTAGGFGAMLLAQAGAGDKAGGAETAAPLAALAAIAAAAGGKSGDGGDAAPAADPSAIAPTAAATPLHAATRLADPQPFSGSPTPTPNLYGNQFDEELGARISWLADQKIGHAHIKLNPAELGPVEVRLHMTGDQVNASFSSNQADVRQALENSLPRLRDMLGQHGFQLGQADVGQQQPQQQQANAQGTPQGGSRSGGELADDLSGSVGIPAMVLRQRGLLDAYA is encoded by the coding sequence ATGAACAACGCGCTTTCCGCGCTGGGCGGCAGCGGCCGCGCCAGCCAGATCGGCGGCGGTCACGACACCCAGGGCCTTGACCGCAGCGGCGGCAAGGACAAGGACTTCGCCAAGCTGCTCGGCGGCGGCGGCTCGGCGCGCACCACCGCGCCCAAGCCGGCGGCCCGCGAGACGGCCAAGCCGGCGCAGCCCGCCGACAAGGACCAGGCGGACAAACGCCCGGCCGCGGCCGATGACGCCGCCAGCGATCCCGCGCGCACCGCGCAGGCCAGCGACAAGGTCGCCCAGGACACCGAGAAGAGCAGCACCGAGACCAAGGCCTCGGGCAAGGACAAGGGCAAGACCGAGGACAAGCGCGACGACGCCAAGCCGGACGAGAGCGCCTGGCCGCCGGCCGGGCTGGCCGGGATCGGCCTGGGCCTGCTGCCGGCGATCGGCGCGGCGGTGCTGCCGGCGGCCACGGCGACCCCGCTGGGCGCGGCGGCCGGGCTGGCCGTCGGCATTGCCGGTGCCGTGGCCAGCGGCGCGGCCGCCCTGCTCGGCGGCGGCGATGCCCTGCCGCAGACCGCGGCCGGCGCCACCGATCCGAACGCGGCCACGGCCGGCACCGCCGGGACCGCCCCGGCGTCCACCGCCGGCGGCTTCGGCGCGATGCTGCTGGCGCAGGCCGGCGCGGGCGACAAGGCCGGCGGCGCCGAGACCGCGGCTCCGCTGGCGGCACTGGCCGCCATCGCCGCGGCGGCCGGCGGCAAGAGCGGCGACGGGGGCGACGCCGCGCCCGCCGCCGATCCCAGCGCGATCGCGCCGACCGCGGCGGCGACCCCGCTGCACGCCGCGACGCGGCTGGCCGATCCGCAGCCGTTCAGCGGCTCGCCGACGCCGACCCCGAACCTGTACGGCAACCAGTTCGACGAGGAACTGGGCGCGCGCATCAGCTGGCTGGCCGACCAGAAGATCGGCCACGCCCACATCAAGCTCAATCCGGCCGAGCTCGGCCCGGTCGAGGTGCGCCTGCACATGACCGGCGACCAGGTCAACGCCAGCTTCAGCAGCAACCAGGCCGACGTGCGCCAGGCCCTGGAGAACAGCTTGCCGCGCCTGCGCGACATGCTCGGCCAGCACGGCTTCCAGCTCGGCCAGGCCGACGTCGGCCAGCAGCAGCCGCAGCAACAGCAGGCCAATGCGCAGGGCACGCCGCAGGGCGGCAGCCGCAGCGGCGGCGAGCTCGCCGACGACCTCTCCGGCAGCGTCGGGATTCCGGCGATGGTGCTGCGCCAGCGCGGCCTGCTCGACGCCTACGCCTGA
- the fliJ gene encoding flagellar export protein FliJ gives MMQSQRLDPLLRRAQQHEDEVARDLAERQRALATHESRLEELRRYAEEYANSQMAATSLAQLANRRAFLDRLESAVQQQCQTVDRNREKVEMERSRLLLASRDKQVLEQLAASYRAQERKVDDRRSQREMDDLGARRARLAATADEHENGDGR, from the coding sequence ATGATGCAATCGCAACGTCTCGATCCCCTGCTCCGCCGCGCCCAGCAGCACGAAGACGAGGTCGCCCGCGATCTCGCCGAGCGCCAACGCGCCCTGGCCACCCACGAGTCGCGGCTGGAGGAACTGCGCCGCTACGCCGAGGAGTACGCCAACAGCCAGATGGCCGCGACCAGCCTGGCGCAGCTGGCCAACCGCCGCGCCTTCCTGGACCGGCTGGAGAGCGCGGTGCAGCAGCAGTGCCAGACCGTGGACCGCAACCGCGAGAAGGTGGAGATGGAGCGCAGCCGGCTGCTGCTGGCCAGCCGCGACAAGCAGGTGCTGGAACAGCTCGCGGCCAGCTACCGCGCGCAGGAACGCAAGGTCGACGACCGCCGCAGCCAGCGCGAGATGGACGACCTCGGCGCGCGCCGCGCGCGCCTGGCCGCCACCGCCGACGAACACGAGAACGGAGACGGACGATGA